From one Plantibacter flavus genomic stretch:
- a CDS encoding arginine--tRNA ligase, with the protein MTPEDLASALHAIVVPIVERRREAAGITDEVAVSVDDVVLERPKNRDHGDWACNIAMKLAKRVGANPRELAQEFADALVQVDGVASVEVAGPGFINVRLDAAAAGALAKVIVDAGDAFGRNDSLAGQTINIEFVSANPTGPLHIGHTRWAALGDSLARVLSASGATLVSEYYINDAGNQMDTFADSILAAAKGEPTPEGGYPGAYIGDLAKTVLTEIPDLLERPDAREVARERAYALQLGEIRASLERFNVHFDVWFSERTLHATGEDGTSLIDQAVDRLREQGHVFDEEGAVWVRTTDFGDDKNRVIRRSNGVYTYFAADAAYYLNKGDRGFQHKIYLLGADHHGYVHRLKALAGAAGDDPDRDIEVLIGQLVSVNGARLSKRAGNIIELDDLQAWIGTDALRYSLGRYPADSPLALDPEQLRSRTNDNPVFYVQYAHARTNSVARNAASAGVDRSAFAPELLVHETESALLGVLQEFPRIVAQAAQLREPHRVARHLEETASLYHKWYDSCRVVPMGEEPVTDLHRTRLWLNDATGTVIRNGLALLGVSAPERM; encoded by the coding sequence GTGACTCCTGAAGACCTCGCCTCCGCCCTGCACGCCATCGTCGTTCCGATCGTCGAACGACGACGCGAGGCGGCGGGTATCACCGACGAGGTCGCGGTGTCGGTCGACGACGTGGTGCTGGAGCGGCCGAAGAACCGCGATCACGGCGATTGGGCCTGCAACATCGCGATGAAGCTCGCGAAGCGCGTGGGCGCCAACCCGCGCGAACTCGCGCAGGAGTTCGCCGACGCACTCGTGCAGGTCGACGGTGTCGCCTCGGTCGAGGTCGCGGGTCCCGGGTTCATCAACGTGCGCCTCGACGCCGCTGCCGCGGGTGCGCTCGCGAAGGTGATCGTCGACGCCGGTGACGCGTTCGGTCGCAACGACAGCCTCGCCGGTCAGACCATCAACATCGAGTTCGTCTCGGCCAACCCGACCGGCCCGCTCCACATCGGCCACACGCGCTGGGCCGCGCTCGGCGACTCCCTGGCCCGCGTCCTGAGCGCGTCCGGCGCGACGCTCGTCAGCGAGTACTACATCAACGACGCCGGCAACCAGATGGACACGTTCGCGGACTCGATCCTCGCCGCGGCCAAGGGGGAGCCGACGCCGGAGGGCGGCTATCCCGGGGCGTACATCGGCGACCTCGCGAAGACCGTGCTGACCGAGATCCCCGACCTCCTCGAGCGTCCGGACGCCCGCGAGGTCGCGCGGGAACGCGCCTACGCCCTGCAGCTCGGCGAGATCCGCGCGTCCCTCGAGCGCTTCAACGTCCACTTCGACGTCTGGTTCAGCGAGCGCACGCTGCACGCGACGGGCGAGGACGGCACGAGCCTCATCGACCAGGCCGTGGACCGGTTGCGCGAGCAGGGGCACGTGTTCGACGAGGAGGGCGCCGTCTGGGTGCGCACGACGGACTTCGGCGACGACAAGAACCGCGTCATCCGTCGCTCCAACGGCGTCTACACCTACTTCGCCGCCGACGCCGCGTACTACCTGAACAAGGGCGACCGCGGCTTCCAGCACAAGATCTACCTGCTCGGTGCCGACCACCACGGCTACGTCCACCGGCTGAAGGCACTCGCGGGTGCGGCCGGAGACGACCCGGACCGCGACATCGAGGTGCTCATCGGGCAGCTCGTGAGCGTGAACGGCGCCCGACTCTCCAAACGGGCCGGCAACATCATCGAGCTGGACGACCTGCAGGCCTGGATCGGGACGGACGCCCTGCGGTACTCGCTCGGTCGCTACCCGGCCGATTCGCCGTTGGCCCTCGACCCGGAGCAGCTCCGCAGCCGGACGAACGACAACCCCGTCTTCTACGTCCAGTACGCCCACGCCCGCACGAACTCGGTGGCGCGCAACGCCGCTTCGGCCGGGGTCGACCGCAGCGCCTTCGCACCGGAGCTGCTCGTCCACGAGACGGAGTCGGCGCTCCTCGGCGTCCTCCAGGAGTTCCCGCGGATCGTCGCGCAGGCCGCACAGCTGCGCGAGCCGCACCGCGTCGCCCGGCACCTGGAGGAGACCGCGAGTCTGTACCACAAGTGGTACGACAGCTGCCGGGTCGTCCCGATGGGGGAGGAGCCGGTCACCGACCTGCACCGCACGCGCCTCTGGCTGAACGACGCGACCGGCACCGTCATCCGGAACGGGCTGGCGCTCCTCGGCGTCTCCGCCCCTGAGCGCATGTAG
- a CDS encoding transglutaminase-like domain-containing protein, whose amino-acid sequence MQRTLTASLDLRVHDRADLIFSIAAAGGTPLASERLQVHSSDGPCAVTEIAGPDDTRLHRVIAEPGRLQVDYEAVVVGQAVPRPVDALETVTYLRPSRYCESDALFSLARSELGYLLEHRRLHEDGTVSGGLQVLPWVAAWVGRHLSYVSGSTTVSDSAVSTLAAGRGVCRDFAHLTIAMLRALDIPARYAAVYAPGLVPMDFHAVAEGFVDGAWHVVDATGLAPRQSLVRIATGRDAADVAWLSNHHGNVTVEDMRIDALIDVLPADDPAQAVVLA is encoded by the coding sequence ATGCAGCGCACCCTGACCGCGTCGCTCGATCTGCGGGTGCATGATCGAGCCGACCTCATCTTCTCCATCGCTGCAGCCGGCGGCACCCCGCTGGCGAGCGAGCGACTGCAGGTGCACTCCTCGGACGGCCCGTGCGCCGTCACCGAGATCGCGGGTCCGGACGACACACGACTCCACCGGGTCATCGCCGAGCCCGGCCGGTTGCAGGTCGACTACGAGGCGGTGGTCGTCGGGCAGGCCGTGCCGCGTCCTGTGGACGCCTTGGAGACCGTGACCTACCTCCGTCCCAGCCGGTACTGCGAGTCGGACGCGCTGTTCTCGCTCGCGCGTTCCGAGCTCGGTTACCTGCTCGAGCACCGTCGTCTGCACGAGGACGGCACGGTGTCCGGCGGTCTGCAGGTGCTGCCATGGGTGGCGGCTTGGGTCGGACGACACCTCTCCTACGTCTCCGGCTCCACGACCGTGTCGGACAGTGCGGTGTCGACCCTGGCCGCGGGGCGTGGCGTGTGCCGGGACTTCGCACACCTGACCATCGCGATGCTGCGGGCGCTCGACATCCCGGCCCGGTACGCCGCGGTCTACGCCCCGGGTCTCGTGCCCATGGACTTCCACGCGGTGGCCGAGGGCTTCGTCGACGGCGCCTGGCATGTGGTCGACGCGACGGGTCTGGCACCGCGCCAGTCCCTCGTCCGCATCGCCACCGGACGCGACGCCGCGGACGTGGCCTGGTTGAGCAACCACCACGGCAACGTGACCGTCGAAGACATGCGGATCGACGCCCTGATCGACGTCCTGCCCGCCGACGACCCGGCGCAGGCGGTCGTGCTCGCCTGA
- a CDS encoding 4'-phosphopantetheinyl transferase family protein: MHRADPLPQPTVRLLRWASAVELDLAGTAALLDAPARDRLDTSSATSARRFLFGRALLLRTVAETIGTDPERIEVTAVCPDCGLAHGRPRVRAGGRTVHVSVSHTADASAVAVSTEHPVGVDVELIDVARFTGVEDVALTPAEREQWQRLPDRRRLRALAERWTAKEAVTKALGTGLTTDPATIDLGPDAAPRVTETAGHRFVIDHPERAPGFVVATALMLP; encoded by the coding sequence ATGCACCGAGCCGATCCCCTGCCGCAGCCGACGGTCCGCCTCCTACGCTGGGCCAGCGCCGTCGAGCTCGACCTCGCCGGCACGGCCGCCCTGCTGGACGCGCCCGCCCGAGACCGCCTCGACACCTCCTCCGCGACCTCGGCCCGGCGGTTCCTGTTCGGTCGTGCACTGCTCCTGCGCACCGTCGCGGAGACGATCGGTACCGACCCCGAGCGGATCGAGGTCACGGCGGTCTGCCCGGACTGCGGTCTCGCGCACGGACGACCACGGGTGCGCGCGGGAGGCCGGACCGTCCACGTGAGCGTCTCCCACACCGCCGACGCCTCAGCTGTGGCGGTGTCGACCGAGCACCCCGTCGGTGTCGACGTCGAACTGATCGACGTGGCCCGGTTCACCGGGGTCGAGGACGTCGCCCTCACCCCCGCGGAACGTGAGCAGTGGCAGCGCCTGCCGGACCGACGACGCCTGCGGGCGCTCGCCGAGCGCTGGACGGCGAAGGAGGCCGTGACGAAAGCTCTCGGTACGGGCCTCACGACCGATCCCGCGACGATCGACCTCGGGCCGGATGCCGCACCGCGCGTCACCGAGACCGCCGGCCACCGCTTCGTCATCGACCACCCGGAGCGTGCGCCGGGATTCGTCGTCGCGACGGCCCTCATGCTCCCCTGA
- a CDS encoding M1 family metallopeptidase: MGEALARLRSAGDPYTPSSGNRGYRVVRYELDLDYDVDRNALSGTARLTAVATEELTRFSLDLAALRVTRVQVDGAEAKRTHGSGKLTLTPRDTIAAGAEFSVLVRYSGAPRPVRSPWGEIGWEELEDGVIVASQPCGASSWFPCNDHPSDKSSYRISVTASSAYTVVAPGELVSRVARASRTRWVYEQPEPMAAYLATVQIGRYQRLAVSARVATTTVPVVAHLPRDLTARFRHDFAEQVDMLACFERAFGPYPFGSYGVVVTDDVLEIPLEAQGMSVFGRNHVDGVSGSERLIAHELAHQWFGNSLTIATWRDIWLHEGFACYAEWLWSEESGAETADACARAHYAALRRAPQDLVVGDPGPADMFDDRVYKRGAIALHAVRRLLGDEAFFDLLRDWVASFRHSSVSTADFIRTADRHAPAPVEPLLDAWLFQEALPPFPVG; the protein is encoded by the coding sequence ATGGGGGAGGCTCTCGCCCGTCTGCGGAGCGCAGGCGACCCCTACACGCCCTCCAGCGGGAATCGTGGCTACCGCGTCGTCCGGTACGAGCTGGATCTCGACTACGACGTCGACCGCAACGCCCTGTCGGGGACGGCTCGGCTCACCGCCGTCGCGACGGAGGAGCTCACACGGTTCTCGCTCGACCTCGCCGCGCTGCGCGTCACCCGTGTCCAGGTCGACGGGGCCGAGGCGAAGCGGACGCACGGCTCGGGCAAGCTCACGCTGACGCCCCGGGACACCATCGCGGCCGGCGCCGAGTTCTCCGTGCTCGTCCGGTACTCGGGTGCGCCCCGTCCCGTGCGCAGCCCCTGGGGCGAGATCGGCTGGGAGGAACTCGAGGACGGCGTCATCGTGGCGTCCCAGCCGTGCGGTGCGTCGAGTTGGTTCCCCTGCAACGACCACCCCTCGGACAAGTCGTCCTATCGGATCAGTGTCACGGCGTCGTCGGCGTACACGGTCGTCGCCCCCGGGGAGCTGGTGTCGCGGGTCGCCCGCGCGAGCCGGACCAGATGGGTCTACGAGCAGCCCGAACCGATGGCCGCCTACCTCGCGACGGTGCAGATCGGCCGGTACCAGCGGCTCGCCGTCAGCGCTCGGGTCGCGACGACCACGGTGCCGGTCGTCGCACACCTGCCGCGTGACCTCACCGCGCGGTTCCGACACGACTTCGCCGAGCAGGTCGACATGCTGGCGTGCTTCGAGCGCGCCTTCGGGCCCTACCCCTTCGGCAGCTACGGCGTCGTCGTCACGGACGACGTGCTGGAGATCCCACTCGAGGCGCAGGGGATGAGCGTGTTCGGCCGCAACCACGTCGACGGCGTCAGCGGTTCGGAGCGGTTGATCGCGCACGAGCTCGCCCACCAGTGGTTCGGGAACAGCCTGACGATCGCCACCTGGCGGGACATCTGGTTGCACGAGGGCTTCGCCTGCTACGCCGAGTGGCTGTGGTCGGAGGAGTCGGGCGCTGAGACCGCCGACGCCTGTGCCCGGGCGCACTACGCGGCGCTTCGACGTGCACCGCAGGACCTCGTCGTCGGCGATCCGGGACCCGCGGACATGTTCGACGACCGGGTCTACAAGCGAGGCGCGATCGCCCTGCACGCCGTACGCCGGCTGCTCGGCGACGAGGCCTTCTTCGACCTCCTGCGTGACTGGGTGGCGTCCTTCCGGCACTCGAGCGTGTCGACGGCCGACTTCATCCGGACGGCCGATCGACATGCACCGGCACCGGTCGAGCCGCTCCTCGACGCGTGGCTCTTCCAGGAGGCGCTCCCGCCCTTCCCCGTCGGCTGA
- a CDS encoding Pls/PosA family non-ribosomal peptide synthetase, with translation MDADTSTALLIERQPTLLGGVRAPAERTLIDVLRDVAESHPEASAIEDAEGALSYRELVLSAERVAAGLFAAGVRRGDRVGVRIASGTRDLYLGILGILFTGAAYVPVDADDPEERARLVFGEAAVVGVLVDGGVFERSRRGTEDPGDDAADPDRVQLATGAAPHPGTRAIPVLEPPRPGDDSWIIFTSGSTGTPKGVAVSHRSAAAFVDAEARIFLQAEPLGPGDRVLAGLSVAFDASCEEMWLAWGHGACLVPAPRSLVRSGMDLGPWLTAKGITVVSTVPTLAAMWPAESLENIRMLIFGGEACPPELAARLAVDGREVWNTYGPTEATVVACAALLTGEQPVRIGLPLDGWDLAVVDAEGVPVEEGGVGELIIGGVGLARYLDPAKDAERYAPMPSIGWSRAYRSGDLVRYEAAGLVFQGRADDQVKIGGRRVELGEIEAALQALPGVSGAAAAVQRTAAGNAVLVGYLAVPDRDGFSLERALDTLREQLPAPLVPLLAVVGELPTRTSGKIDRAALPWPLDAADGEDASTLSGTAAWLAEQWTAVLGVRVTAESDNFFSLGGGSLAAAQLVSLIRTRDAEFTVADIYGHPRLGAMAAELDGRRPERRSRAAVADPVLPTPLATQWAQTLLGVPLLILVGLRWLVYLLAGSRVLGLVADVPYLPMVSWWWIALGFLVVITPIGRMAISVVAAKLLLVGVRPGDYPRGGSVHVRLWLAERVADTVGAVSLAGAPWISSYARALGAKIGADADLHSVPPVTGFLTVGARASIEPEVDLRGYWVDGDTLRLGHVHIGAESTVGARSTLLAGTRIGKRAEIAPGSSVFGRVPSGHLWSGSPAVRVGKAKPVWPTERPPRRRRWLFAYGAGSALLSVLPFLAFVLAAAVVAAGASGATSLLDFSWRALLWVPVATLVWFVVLAISTIGLVRLLGLGLSEGYFPVRSRVGWQVWATERLLDAARTLLFPLYASLFTPVWLRLLGAKVGRNVEASTVLLLPRMTTVGDGAFLADDTMVASYELGGGWMRIAGASVGKRAFLGNSGMAGPGMHVPKNGLVAVLSAAPRKAKSGSSWLGSPPMRLRRQVSDADLDRTYDPPLRLRIARALWELCRIVPVMVTTGIALLVLLALAWFADTWGLGVAIAVSGAVLLAAGAVAAGITTVAKWVIVGPIRTGEHPLWSSFIWRNEVSDTFVEMVAAPWFAAPATGTPALTWWLRSLGARIGRGVWCESYWLPEADLVRLGDGATVNRGCVVQTHLFHDRIMSMDQVELASGATLGPHSVILPGARIDDDATVGPASLVMRGERVPAGTRWSGNPIGPWREVTTAEYREPQVAS, from the coding sequence ATGGACGCCGACACCAGCACCGCCCTCCTCATCGAGCGGCAGCCCACGCTGCTCGGTGGCGTGCGCGCACCGGCCGAACGCACCCTCATCGACGTCCTCCGTGACGTCGCCGAGTCGCATCCCGAGGCCTCGGCGATCGAGGACGCGGAGGGCGCGCTCAGCTACCGCGAGCTCGTCCTCAGTGCCGAGCGGGTCGCGGCCGGGCTGTTCGCCGCCGGGGTCCGCCGCGGCGACCGGGTCGGTGTCCGGATCGCCTCGGGCACCCGCGACCTCTACCTCGGGATCCTCGGGATCCTGTTCACCGGAGCGGCCTACGTCCCCGTCGACGCCGACGACCCTGAGGAGCGGGCACGACTCGTGTTCGGTGAGGCGGCCGTCGTCGGCGTCCTGGTCGACGGCGGTGTCTTCGAGCGCTCGCGCCGAGGGACGGAGGACCCGGGCGATGACGCCGCCGACCCCGACCGGGTGCAACTCGCGACTGGCGCGGCACCCCACCCGGGCACCCGGGCGATCCCGGTCCTCGAACCACCGCGACCGGGCGACGACTCCTGGATCATCTTCACCTCCGGCTCGACGGGCACGCCGAAGGGCGTCGCCGTCTCGCACCGCTCTGCCGCCGCGTTCGTCGACGCCGAGGCGCGGATCTTCCTCCAGGCGGAACCGCTCGGCCCCGGTGATCGTGTGTTGGCTGGCCTGTCCGTCGCCTTCGACGCGTCCTGCGAGGAGATGTGGCTCGCCTGGGGACACGGCGCGTGCCTGGTCCCGGCGCCGCGCTCGCTCGTCCGCAGCGGGATGGACCTCGGACCCTGGCTCACCGCGAAGGGCATCACCGTCGTGTCGACGGTGCCGACGCTGGCGGCGATGTGGCCCGCCGAATCCCTCGAGAACATCCGCATGCTCATCTTCGGCGGCGAGGCTTGCCCGCCGGAGCTCGCCGCCCGGCTGGCCGTGGACGGCCGAGAGGTCTGGAACACCTACGGACCCACCGAGGCCACCGTCGTCGCCTGCGCCGCGCTGCTGACCGGCGAGCAGCCCGTGCGGATCGGACTGCCGCTCGACGGCTGGGACCTCGCCGTGGTCGACGCCGAGGGCGTCCCGGTCGAGGAGGGCGGCGTCGGCGAACTCATCATCGGCGGCGTCGGACTCGCCCGGTACCTCGACCCAGCCAAGGACGCCGAACGGTATGCGCCCATGCCGAGCATCGGGTGGTCGCGGGCGTACCGGAGCGGCGACCTCGTCCGTTACGAGGCCGCAGGACTCGTGTTCCAGGGGCGCGCGGACGATCAGGTGAAGATCGGCGGTCGGCGCGTGGAACTCGGGGAGATCGAGGCCGCCCTGCAGGCGCTGCCGGGCGTCTCGGGTGCGGCAGCAGCCGTGCAGCGCACCGCCGCCGGGAACGCCGTCCTCGTGGGGTACCTCGCGGTGCCCGACCGCGACGGGTTCTCGCTCGAGCGGGCGCTCGACACCCTCCGTGAGCAGCTCCCGGCACCGCTCGTCCCGCTCCTCGCGGTCGTCGGCGAGCTGCCCACCCGCACCTCCGGCAAGATCGACCGAGCCGCGCTGCCGTGGCCGCTCGACGCCGCCGACGGGGAGGACGCCTCGACCCTGTCGGGCACCGCCGCGTGGCTCGCCGAGCAGTGGACGGCCGTCCTCGGGGTCCGGGTCACGGCCGAGAGCGACAACTTCTTCAGCCTGGGCGGCGGGAGCCTGGCGGCCGCGCAGCTCGTCTCGCTCATCCGCACCCGCGATGCCGAGTTCACCGTCGCCGACATCTACGGCCACCCCCGACTCGGCGCGATGGCCGCCGAACTCGACGGCCGACGCCCCGAGCGTCGCAGTCGGGCGGCCGTCGCGGACCCCGTGCTCCCGACGCCGCTCGCGACCCAGTGGGCACAGACCCTCCTGGGTGTCCCGCTCCTCATCCTCGTCGGACTCCGGTGGCTCGTGTACCTGCTCGCCGGCAGTCGGGTCCTCGGCCTCGTCGCGGACGTCCCGTACCTCCCCATGGTCTCCTGGTGGTGGATCGCCCTCGGGTTCCTCGTGGTCATCACCCCGATCGGACGCATGGCGATCTCCGTCGTCGCGGCGAAGCTCCTCCTCGTCGGCGTCCGCCCGGGCGACTACCCGCGCGGCGGCTCGGTCCATGTGCGGCTCTGGCTCGCCGAACGCGTCGCCGACACGGTCGGCGCGGTGAGTCTCGCCGGTGCCCCGTGGATCTCGAGCTACGCCAGGGCGCTCGGCGCGAAGATCGGTGCCGACGCGGACCTCCACAGCGTGCCGCCCGTCACCGGGTTCCTCACCGTCGGGGCGCGCGCATCGATCGAGCCCGAGGTCGACCTCCGCGGCTACTGGGTCGACGGCGACACGCTCCGACTCGGTCACGTCCACATCGGCGCGGAGAGCACGGTCGGCGCTCGCAGCACCCTGCTCGCCGGCACCCGGATCGGCAAGCGTGCGGAGATCGCTCCGGGATCCTCCGTCTTCGGCCGGGTCCCCTCCGGACACCTGTGGTCGGGGTCGCCCGCCGTCCGCGTGGGCAAGGCGAAACCGGTCTGGCCGACCGAGCGACCCCCGCGTCGCCGACGCTGGCTGTTCGCGTACGGCGCGGGATCGGCGCTGCTGTCGGTGCTGCCGTTCCTCGCCTTCGTGCTGGCGGCGGCGGTCGTGGCGGCGGGCGCGTCGGGCGCGACCAGCCTGCTCGACTTCTCCTGGCGCGCGCTCCTCTGGGTGCCCGTCGCCACCCTCGTGTGGTTCGTGGTCCTGGCGATCAGCACGATCGGCCTGGTCCGGCTGCTCGGCCTCGGTCTCAGCGAGGGCTACTTCCCGGTGCGCAGTCGGGTCGGTTGGCAGGTGTGGGCCACGGAGCGGCTCCTGGACGCCGCGCGCACCCTCCTCTTCCCGCTCTACGCCAGCCTCTTCACGCCCGTCTGGCTCCGCCTGCTCGGGGCGAAGGTCGGGCGCAACGTGGAGGCCTCGACGGTGCTCCTCCTCCCGCGGATGACGACCGTCGGCGACGGCGCGTTCCTCGCGGACGACACGATGGTGGCCTCCTACGAGCTCGGCGGCGGGTGGATGCGGATCGCCGGCGCGTCCGTCGGCAAGCGCGCCTTCCTCGGCAACTCCGGCATGGCGGGCCCCGGCATGCACGTTCCCAAGAACGGGCTCGTCGCCGTGCTGTCGGCCGCACCGCGGAAGGCCAAGTCCGGCTCGTCCTGGCTCGGGAGCCCGCCGATGCGACTCCGGCGGCAGGTGTCCGACGCCGATCTCGACCGGACCTACGACCCGCCGCTCCGGCTCCGGATCGCCCGCGCGCTGTGGGAGCTCTGCCGCATCGTCCCCGTCATGGTGACGACCGGCATCGCGCTCCTGGTGCTCCTCGCGCTCGCCTGGTTCGCCGACACCTGGGGTCTCGGTGTCGCGATCGCCGTCAGCGGTGCCGTGCTCCTGGCCGCCGGCGCGGTCGCGGCGGGGATCACGACCGTCGCCAAATGGGTGATCGTCGGACCGATCCGCACGGGGGAGCACCCGCTCTGGTCCTCGTTCATCTGGCGCAACGAGGTGTCCGACACCTTCGTCGAGATGGTCGCGGCGCCCTGGTTCGCGGCACCCGCCACCGGCACCCCCGCCCTCACCTGGTGGTTGCGCTCGCTCGGCGCCCGCATCGGTCGTGGGGTCTGGTGCGAGAGCTACTGGCTGCCGGAGGCCGACCTCGTCCGACTCGGCGACGGCGCGACGGTCAACCGGGGCTGCGTTGTGCAAACGCACCTGTTCCATGATCGAATCATGAGTATGGATCAGGTCGAACTCGCATCGGGCGCCACGCTCGGGCCGCACAGCGTCATCCTCCCCGGGGCGCGGATCGACGACGATGCGACGGTCGGACCGGCCTCGCTCGTCATGCGCGGAGAACGCGTCCCGGCCGGCACCCGGTGGAGCGGCAACCCGATCGGCCCGTGGCGCGAGGTGACGACGGCGGAGTACCGGGAGCCCCAGGTCGCGTCCTGA
- a CDS encoding aminotransferase class III-fold pyridoxal phosphate-dependent enzyme, translating to MACMTIDFSVPQERQLVTAIPGPRSLALTERRRRAVSRGAGNLAPVWMDHGSGGILVDVDGNHIIDLGTGIGVTTIGHANPDVAAAAAEQATKLTHTLFTVTPYENYLRVAEKLSEITPGDFEKRSILLNSGAEAVENAVKIAKKYTGRRAIVALDHAFHGRTNLTMAMTYRPAPERLGFGPFPGEIYSVPLSYPFRDGLDGPAAAEVTMDYIERHIGASEVAAFFAEPVLGDGGIVIPAPGYFARISEWCTENGIVFVADEIQAGIGRTGAWYSIEHHGVVPDLITSAKGIAGGFPLSAVTGRAEIMDAVQPGGIGGTFGGNPVSTAAALATFEVIEREDLLGEARRVEATLRSLMGDWAERFDIVGEVRIIGAMAGVEFVVPGTKQPHPTALQTVIDAAIAQGVLVLDAGSWDSVLRLLPSAVMSDELLRDAVSVLENALGQVASAVR from the coding sequence ATGGCTTGCATGACCATCGACTTCTCCGTGCCCCAGGAACGCCAGCTCGTGACCGCCATCCCCGGCCCCCGATCGCTCGCACTCACGGAACGGCGCCGCCGGGCGGTGTCGCGCGGTGCCGGCAACCTCGCGCCGGTGTGGATGGACCACGGCTCCGGCGGCATCCTCGTGGACGTCGACGGCAACCACATCATCGACCTCGGAACGGGCATCGGTGTGACGACCATCGGACACGCCAACCCCGACGTCGCCGCGGCAGCAGCCGAGCAGGCCACGAAGCTCACGCACACGCTCTTCACCGTGACGCCGTACGAGAACTACCTGCGGGTCGCGGAGAAGCTGTCCGAGATCACGCCGGGCGACTTCGAGAAGCGATCGATCCTCCTGAACTCCGGCGCCGAGGCCGTCGAGAACGCCGTGAAGATCGCGAAGAAGTACACCGGTCGCCGCGCGATCGTCGCCCTCGACCACGCCTTCCACGGACGCACGAACCTGACGATGGCGATGACCTACCGGCCGGCGCCCGAGCGCCTCGGGTTCGGTCCGTTCCCCGGCGAGATCTACAGCGTCCCGCTCTCCTACCCCTTCCGCGACGGACTCGACGGACCGGCGGCCGCCGAAGTGACGATGGACTACATCGAGCGGCACATCGGTGCGAGTGAGGTCGCCGCGTTCTTCGCCGAACCGGTCCTCGGCGACGGCGGCATCGTCATCCCCGCGCCCGGCTACTTCGCGCGCATCAGCGAATGGTGCACCGAGAACGGGATCGTGTTCGTCGCCGACGAGATCCAGGCCGGCATCGGACGCACCGGCGCCTGGTACTCGATCGAGCACCACGGTGTCGTACCCGATCTCATCACGAGCGCCAAGGGCATCGCCGGCGGCTTCCCGCTGTCGGCCGTGACCGGGCGCGCCGAGATCATGGACGCCGTCCAGCCCGGTGGCATCGGCGGCACCTTCGGTGGCAACCCGGTGTCCACGGCGGCCGCGCTCGCGACGTTCGAGGTCATCGAGCGCGAGGACTTGCTGGGCGAGGCCCGTCGGGTGGAGGCGACCCTGCGATCGCTCATGGGCGACTGGGCCGAGCGCTTCGACATCGTCGGCGAGGTCCGGATCATCGGTGCGATGGCCGGCGTCGAGTTCGTCGTCCCCGGCACGAAGCAACCGCACCCCACGGCACTGCAGACCGTCATCGACGCGGCGATCGCGCAGGGCGTG